In Aquamicrobium sp., the genomic stretch CGCGTTGGAGCCGCCGAGGTCGCCGCCGAGCTTGCCGTCCTGGAAGACCTTGTAGACGAGCGTCTCCGTCGCCTTGGCCGGGCCGCCGCCGGTCACGGCGTCGATGATGCCGAGCGTGTCGAAGAAGACGTAGACGATGTTGACGACGACGAGGAAGAAGGTCGTCGGCGCGAGCAGCGGGAAGACGATGGTCCAGAACCGCTTGGTCTCCCCGGCGCCGTCGATGGCCGCCGCTTCGATCAGCGTCTTCGGGATCGCCTGAAGCCCCGCCACGAAGAACAGGAAGTTGTAGCTGATCTGCTTCCATGCGGCGGCGGCGATGACCAGCGTCATGGCCTGCGGGCCGTTGAGCAGCGGGTCCCACGAATAGCCGGCCGAGCGCAGCATGTAGGCGAAGGTGCCCATCGTCGGGTTGAACATGAACAGCCACAGCATGCCCGCGATCGCCGGGGCGACCGCGTAGGGCCAGATCATCAGCGTGCGGTAGAAGCCGCGCCCCTTGATGATCTTGTCGACCATCACCGCGAGCAGCAGCGCCACCACCATCGCAAGCAGCGCGGTGGCGACGGAGAAGATCGCCGTGGTCTGGACGCTGTCGATATAGCTCGGCTGGCTCAGCACCCGGCGGAAGTTGGCGAGGCCGACGAAGGCGCTGTTGAGCCCGAACGGATCCTCGCGCAGCACCGACTGGTAGAGCGCCTGGCTTGCCGGCCAGTAGAAGAAGACGAGCGTGATGGCGAGCTGGGGCGCCAGCAACAGGTAGGGCAGCAGTTTGTTGGGGAAGACGACGCGCGGCGACAAGTGGCCTCCTCGACATGGCTGCGACCATCCGCGCGAAAAGGCGCGGATGGTCGTCGGGCGGAAGCCGCCTTCTAGTTGCCGATGGCCTGCTGGATGGCGGCGTTGCCGCGTTCCACGGCGTTGTCGAGCGCGGCTTGCGCGCTCTGGTCGCCGGCCAACATCTTCTCGAACTCCTCGTTCTGGATGTCGCGGACCTGCGGCAGGTTGACGAGCCGCACGCCCTTGGAGTTGGCCGTCGGCTCCTTGCCCATCATCTGCTGGATCGGGATCTCGCGGCCCGGATTCTCGTCGTAGAACCCGGAGGACTTGGTCGCCTCGTAGGCGGCGAGCGTCACCGGCAGGTAGCCGGAGACCTGATGCAGACGCTGCTGGATATCCGTCTGCGACAGAAATTCGAAGAAGGCCGCGACGGCCTTGTACTCGTCGTCGGATTTGCCGCCGAAGACCCAGAGGCTGGCGCCGCCGGGGATGGTGTTCTGCGGCGCGCCCTCGAGGTCGTCATAGTAGGGCAGCTGGCCGAGGCCGTAGTTGAGGCCCGACTTGATCACGTCGCCGAGGCCGCCGGACGATTCCGTCATAATCGCGCACTCGCCCGACAGGAAGAGCTGCTTGGCTTCGGACGTGCGACCGCCATAGCGGAAGGTGTCGTCCTTGGCGAGGTCGGCGAAGTTCTGGAAGTGGCGGACGAACGGCTCGGTGTTGAACGTCAGCTCGACATCGGTCGAGGCGAGGCCGTTTTCCTGCGTGCCGTACTGGAGGTTGTTCCAGGCCGTGAAGTTCTCGAGGCCGATCCAGGTCAGCCAGGTCGAGGTGAGGCCGCACGGGGCCGCGCCGCTCTGCTTGATCTTCTTCGCCGCCTCGAAAACCTCGGGCCAGGTCTTGGGCGGGTTCCCGGCGTCGAGGCCGGCTTTCTCGAAGGCGTCCTTGTTGTAGTAGAGGATCGGCGACGAGGAATTGTAGGGGAAGGACAGCATGGTGCCGTCCGGCTTCGAATAGTAGGCGACGATGCCCGGCAGGTACTGGCTCTTGTCGAACTCGGTGCCGCCCATCGAGAGCACTTCGGCCACCGGCTTCACCGCGCCTTCCGCGGCCATCATCACGCCGGTTCCGACGTCGAACACCTGGATGATGTGCGGCGCCTGGTTCGCCCGGAACGCGGCGATGCCGGCGTTCAGCGTCTCGGGATAGGTGCCCTTGAACACGGGCGAGACCTTGTAGTCGCTCTGGCTTTCGTTGAATTCCTTGGAGAGTGTCTCGACGACTTCGTTGTTGGCGCCGGTCATCGCATGCCACCAGGAAATCTCGGTAACGGCGAAAGCGGCGGAAGTCGACAAAATGGTAAACGTTGCGGCGATGCCGGCCGCGAAGCCCTGGGTCTTCATGTTACGCTCCCGAATCTAGTTGGCGAAAGGGCCGACTCGCGGCTTTGCGCCTGGACAGACGCCTTTGCGCAGCCGCGACCCGGTTCCGCAGTCGGAAGTATTGACGCTCCATGACAGTTACACAACAGTTTTGTTTCGTCTTCGTGAAATTTCGTATCCGCTAATCCACAGACGATTAAACGGAAACCGAAATCAAGACGAAAATCCGCATGCGCAACTGGCGAAACATCCTCCAGTTTTGGGCATCACCTCGACCCGGAAATCATGGATCGCCGCCTCAGATCCAGGACAGCCAGTCGTTCCAGTCGGGATGGTTGAACAGCATCCGCGCGCGGGCGTATTTCCAGATGCCGTATTTCTGGTAGTCGAAATCCCAGCCGGAGAGCTGGCGCTGCTGCACCGCCCAGGAGCCCCATTTCATGTCCGCCACCGCCCGCGCCACCGTCACCCGCGCGAGGAGGTCGCGGCGCATCTCGCCGTAATAGCGCTCGATCAGCTCCTGCGAGGTGGCGGGGTCGATGAACATCTCGCCGAGGAAGACGCCGATCTCGTAGGCGCGCTCGTTGTTCGAGGCGAACTCGTAGTCGACGAGCTTCATGTCGGAGACCTCCTCCTGCCCGTCGGGCACGAGGAAATTTCCCGGCATCGGATCGTTGTGGCAGGGCACGATATCGAGGCCCGACGCGTGGAAGGCTTCCTTCGCGCGGCCATATTCCTTGCAGAGCCAGTCGAAATCGGCCGGCCGGATGGCGCCGACCTCGGCCCCCTGCTCGATGTGCTCGTCCGTCATCTCGAACACGTCCTTGGTCACCGAGAGTTTCGGGCCGGCGTTGAACGTCGCGTAGAGGTCGATCACCCGCTCCTGAAAGTCGCGCCGGACGAAATCGGCATTGGTGGACGCGCGGTAGCCGTGCAGGAATTGGCACACCTCGACCCCCGCCGCGACGTCGTAGTGGATGACCGCCGGGGCGATCCCCATGGCATGGGCCGCGCGCGCGGCCTCGATCGACAGGTCGCGGTTGACGAAATTCTCCGACCCGACGCCGTAGACCTTCATGAAGTAGGTCTCGCCCTCATGCTCGGCCAGCCAGTTGGAATTCAGCAATCCGCCGATCAGCGGGCGGGCGCGGACGCTGTCGCGGCTCCACCCCGGCACGGAGTCGATGGCGCGGGCGACCTGTTCCTGTGTTGCTGCACTCATCTCTCGACCTCCCTCAGACGGCGCGGCGCAGGCGGTCTGCGGCCTGCGCGCCGAGCGCCATGGTTTCGAGGCGCATGAAGCGCCAGGACGCGTATTTGGCGAATTCCAGCGAGCGGCGCGGCGAGGTCGCCGCCAGGATCGAGCCGATCAGTCCCCAGCGCAGATCGTCGGCCATGCCGTACAGCATCGCCCGCTGGAACAGCCCCTCGTCGAACCGCCCTTCCCACTCCTCGAACCCCGCGCGCGCCTCGGGCTCGCAGTCGAAGAATTCGATCAGCCAGCAGCCGAGCTCCTCATAGGGATCGGCATTGGCGGAAAGGTCGAAATCGACCAGCAGAACGCGGTTGTCCGGCCCGATCATCAGATTGGCGCTGTTGCCGTCGCGATGGCAGGGCTTCAGGTCGAAGCCGGCGGCTTCGATCTTCGCGCCCGCCTCGCCGATCACCGCAAGGAACGTGTCGAGATGGCGGTGGCCCCGCGCGCCCTTCTGCGCGGCCAGCGCCGCCAGCTCGCGGATCTCGGCGAAGATCGAGGCGTCGCGGTTGAGCTTCGGTCCGTTCTGAAAGGCTTTCTTGGCCGCGATGACGGCGCGGCGCAATTCGGGCACCACCACGTCCTGCAACCCGCCGCAGCGCCAGCCGTCGCCGAGCGCCTCGAACACCACGAGGCCCCTCGCCGCGTCGTCGCCGAGCACCTTCGGCCCCGCGCCGACAGCCGCGGCATGATGCGCGGCTTCGATGGCGCGGGCCGGATCGGCATAGAAAGCGGTATCGGGAAGATAGTGCTTCACGATCACGGCCCTGTCGCCCGCCGAGGCGCGGCGGATATCGCTCTCGATCCCGCGCCAGGCCGGCGAGGCCAGCACCGTGAAGGGGCTGGCGAAGTCTTCGGGGGCGGCACCCAGTGCTTTCCCGGCGATCGCGCGGGCCTCGGTTTCCCTGTCGGACATTTCGGTCGATCCTCCCTTCCCGTGTTGGTTCTTCAGTGGGCGACGACCGGCTCGACCGGCCACGACCGGCCCGAGCGGTTCATCACGTCGAGCTCGGTCTCCAGCGCGGCCGCGAGCTCCATCAGCCGCAGGTCGTCGAGCCGGTGACCGACGATCTGGATGCCGATCGGCAGGCCGCGGCCGTCGAAGCCGCCGCAGAGCGACACCGCCGGATGGCCCGATTGGTTGAAGGGCGCGGTGAAGGTCGTGTGGCGCAGCGGCATGCCGAAGACCGGGCCACGCCGGTCGGCCGGCCAGTTCACCAGAGGCATGACCGGGGTGAGCAGGAAATCGACGCCCCGCATCAGCGCCACCGTGCCGGCGACGCCGCGCTCGATGCCGCTCTCGAACTCGCGGATGCGGGCCGGGGTCCACGCCTCGGCCTCGGCGAACCAGTCGACCAGCTCCTTCGGCGCCCGCGCCCGGTGCACCGCATCGGCGGCGGCATATTCGTACCAGCCGCGCAGCTTGAGGGAATCGTCGATCGGCAGATAGGCGTCGAAGCCGTAATCGGCGCTGACCGGCTCTACACGCCCGGCGATGCGGCCCATGGCCTCCACGGCCGCGTCGAAGCAGGCGATGACCTCGGGCTCGACCGCGGGGCCGAAGCCGAAATCGGCGCAGGTGCCTACGGTTATCCCATTCGTCCAGCCTGCCGGCTGGGGCTGGCCGAGAAGCAGCAGCGAATACCGGTCGTCCTCGTCCGGCCCGCTCAGCAGCCGGGCCCACTCGATGAGATCAGCGGCGCGGCGCGTGATCGGGCCGGCCGAGCGCACGGTCGAGGCTGGCGCGTGGGGGATCACCCCTTGCGTGGGCTTCAGCGCCGCCAGCCCGCAATGCGAGGCGGGAAGCCGCACTGATCCGGCGATGTCCGAGCCGACCGACATCATGCCGATCCCCGCCGCGATGGAGGCGCCGCCGCCGGCGCTCGAACCCCCGGTGTTCCAGGCGGTGCCCCACGGATTGCGCACGATCCCGTGCGAGCCGGAGACGCCCGAGCCGCTCAGCCCGAAATCGGGCATCGTGCCCTTGCCGAGGATGATCGCCCCGGCCGCCTTCAGCTTGCGGGTCGGGATGCCGTCGGCCTTGCCCAGGATGCCGTCGCCATGCAGCGCCGAGCCGTGATGCCAGCGCATGCCGACCGCCGGAACGCTGTCCTTGATCGAGACCGGCACGCCGTCGACATCCGAGAGCGGCTTGCCGGCCTTCCAGCGCGCGCGGGCGGCCTCGGCCTCGGTCAGCGCCTCGTCGCGGCGGATGCCGTAGAGCGCGTTGATCGTGCCGTTGACCCGCTCGGCCTGATCGAGCATGGCGCGCGTCACCGCGACGGGATCGGTCCTGCCCTCGCGATAGGCGGCGCGCAGGTCGGCGAGGCTGAGGGTCGCGAGGCGGGAGATTTCGGTCAGGTAGCTCATCGTCATATGTCCGGTGCTCAGGATCCGTTTGCTTCGGAGTGCGGGGTCTTGCGGCCGGCGCCGAGATAGCGCCTGAGCTGGCGGAACCTGCCGACCAGCCCGTTGGGCATC encodes the following:
- the ugpA gene encoding sn-glycerol-3-phosphate ABC transporter permease UgpA, translating into MSPRVVFPNKLLPYLLLAPQLAITLVFFYWPASQALYQSVLREDPFGLNSAFVGLANFRRVLSQPSYIDSVQTTAIFSVATALLAMVVALLLAVMVDKIIKGRGFYRTLMIWPYAVAPAIAGMLWLFMFNPTMGTFAYMLRSAGYSWDPLLNGPQAMTLVIAAAAWKQISYNFLFFVAGLQAIPKTLIEAAAIDGAGETKRFWTIVFPLLAPTTFFLVVVNIVYVFFDTLGIIDAVTGGGPAKATETLVYKVFQDGKLGGDLGGSNAQSVILMIIVIALTSIQFRYVERKVTY
- the ugpB gene encoding sn-glycerol-3-phosphate ABC transporter substrate-binding protein UgpB, whose translation is MKTQGFAAGIAATFTILSTSAAFAVTEISWWHAMTGANNEVVETLSKEFNESQSDYKVSPVFKGTYPETLNAGIAAFRANQAPHIIQVFDVGTGVMMAAEGAVKPVAEVLSMGGTEFDKSQYLPGIVAYYSKPDGTMLSFPYNSSSPILYYNKDAFEKAGLDAGNPPKTWPEVFEAAKKIKQSGAAPCGLTSTWLTWIGLENFTAWNNLQYGTQENGLASTDVELTFNTEPFVRHFQNFADLAKDDTFRYGGRTSEAKQLFLSGECAIMTESSGGLGDVIKSGLNYGLGQLPYYDDLEGAPQNTIPGGASLWVFGGKSDDEYKAVAAFFEFLSQTDIQQRLHQVSGYLPVTLAAYEATKSSGFYDENPGREIPIQQMMGKEPTANSKGVRLVNLPQVRDIQNEEFEKMLAGDQSAQAALDNAVERGNAAIQQAIGN
- a CDS encoding phosphotransferase; its protein translation is MSAATQEQVARAIDSVPGWSRDSVRARPLIGGLLNSNWLAEHEGETYFMKVYGVGSENFVNRDLSIEAARAAHAMGIAPAVIHYDVAAGVEVCQFLHGYRASTNADFVRRDFQERVIDLYATFNAGPKLSVTKDVFEMTDEHIEQGAEVGAIRPADFDWLCKEYGRAKEAFHASGLDIVPCHNDPMPGNFLVPDGQEEVSDMKLVDYEFASNNERAYEIGVFLGEMFIDPATSQELIERYYGEMRRDLLARVTVARAVADMKWGSWAVQQRQLSGWDFDYQKYGIWKYARARMLFNHPDWNDWLSWI
- a CDS encoding phosphotransferase family protein, with translation MSDRETEARAIAGKALGAAPEDFASPFTVLASPAWRGIESDIRRASAGDRAVIVKHYLPDTAFYADPARAIEAAHHAAAVGAGPKVLGDDAARGLVVFEALGDGWRCGGLQDVVVPELRRAVIAAKKAFQNGPKLNRDASIFAEIRELAALAAQKGARGHRHLDTFLAVIGEAGAKIEAAGFDLKPCHRDGNSANLMIGPDNRVLLVDFDLSANADPYEELGCWLIEFFDCEPEARAGFEEWEGRFDEGLFQRAMLYGMADDLRWGLIGSILAATSPRRSLEFAKYASWRFMRLETMALGAQAADRLRRAV
- a CDS encoding amidase family protein, encoding MSYLTEISRLATLSLADLRAAYREGRTDPVAVTRAMLDQAERVNGTINALYGIRRDEALTEAEAARARWKAGKPLSDVDGVPVSIKDSVPAVGMRWHHGSALHGDGILGKADGIPTRKLKAAGAIILGKGTMPDFGLSGSGVSGSHGIVRNPWGTAWNTGGSSAGGGASIAAGIGMMSVGSDIAGSVRLPASHCGLAALKPTQGVIPHAPASTVRSAGPITRRAADLIEWARLLSGPDEDDRYSLLLLGQPQPAGWTNGITVGTCADFGFGPAVEPEVIACFDAAVEAMGRIAGRVEPVSADYGFDAYLPIDDSLKLRGWYEYAAADAVHRARAPKELVDWFAEAEAWTPARIREFESGIERGVAGTVALMRGVDFLLTPVMPLVNWPADRRGPVFGMPLRHTTFTAPFNQSGHPAVSLCGGFDGRGLPIGIQIVGHRLDDLRLMELAAALETELDVMNRSGRSWPVEPVVAH